In Vigna unguiculata cultivar IT97K-499-35 chromosome 3, ASM411807v1, whole genome shotgun sequence, a single genomic region encodes these proteins:
- the LOC114179355 gene encoding transcription repressor OFP5 yields the protein MKWGGKKPSPSPSSSSRPSFASHVSPFSWLSKFKHMRMNSEPKPGALKQNAKQNSTPSDTSPHYACGNNRGRFYGGDDEAFWRLSFGEEGNEHRKSDDILKPPKYKLDAEHVIPSSSFPAGLNNAKRQGRREVTQKLKQKDTGLREETTLLNEAARSVKELESLRRRYERKAQRVLQEQLLKLEKAEEEAGFASSPFLENDVLQYESPRTICTPRKHLFVDSKSSGLGNLREARVSSPQLDSEWHNLKQTEEMKLKAKSNQQMQSLHVSRENQRRKSKQNSKVRVHSPRMGSKVEVRKIKAIEEKKKAKLKMKKEEEIVEETEGLDSFAVVKCSLDPQKDFRDSMIEMITEKQIRQPEEMQDLLACYLTLNSNEYHDLIIQVFKQVWFCMSRASSGIQSHKQCCYCD from the coding sequence ATGAAGTGGGGTGGAAAAAagccttctccttctccttcttcctcttctaggCCTTCTTTCGCATCTCATGTGTCTCCTTTTTCATGGCTTTCCAAGTTCAAGCATATGAGAATGAACTCAGAGCCAAAACCTGGCGCACTCAAGCAAAATGCAAAGCAGAATTCAACTCCATCAGATACCTCACCCCATTATGCCTGTGGGAATAATAGAGGCAGGTTTTATGGAGGGGATGATGAGGCTTTCTGGAGACTCTCATTTGGTGAAGAGGGTAATGAGCACAGAAAAAGTGATGATATTCTGAAGCCACCCAAGTACAAATTGGATGCTGAACATGTCATTCCATCCTCAAGTTTCCCCGCTGGATTGAATAATGCTAAAAGACAAGGTAGAAGAGAAGTCACTCAGAAGTTGAAGCAGAAGGACACTGGACTGAGAGAAGAAACAACATTGCTGAATGAAGCTGCCAGGAGTGTAAAGGAACTCGAATCCTTGAGGAGGAGATATGAGAGGAAAGCACAAAGAGTTTTGCAAGAGCAGCTCTTGAAATTGGAAAAGGCAGAAGAGGAAGCTGGGTTTGCATCAAGTCCGTTCTTAGAAAATGATGTGCTGCAATATGAGTCACCCAGAACAATTTGCACGCCAAGGAAGCATTTGTTTGTAGATTCCAAAAGTTCTGGCCTTGGAAATCTCAGAGAAGCTAGAGTGAGTAGTCCCCAATTGGATTCTGAGTGGCATAATCTGAAACAAACTGAGGAGATGAAATTGAAAGCAAAGAGTAACCAACAAATGCAATCGCTTCATGTGAGCAGAGAAAACCAGAGGAGGAAATCAAAGCAGAACTCCAAGGTTAGAGTACATTCTCCAAGAATGGGTTCCAAAGTTGAAGTCCGCAAAATAAAGGCaatagaagagaagaagaaagcaaAACTGAAGATGAAGAAAGAAGAGGAAATCGTGGAGGAAACAGAAGGGTTAGATAGCTTTGCGGTGGTGAAATGTTCTTTGGATCCACAGAAGGATTTCAGAGATTCAATGATTGAGATGATCACAGAGAAACAGATCAGGCAGCCAGAAGAAATGCAAGATCTGCTAGCATGTTATCTGACTTTGAATTCTAATGAGTACCATGATCTCATCATCCAAGTCTTCAAGCAAGTATGGTTTTGCATGAGCCGAGCCAGTTCGGGTATTCAATCACACAAGCAATGCTGTTATTGTGATTAA
- the LOC114176417 gene encoding U-box domain-containing protein 17-like has product MASAAIFSSLRRRRSPSLEAFLVPVDLSEVALLETLISVSGDVVSCFSDNRFPFQRRNSRALVGKVEIFRSMLECLRDSADGGVLNPTAALCLKELYLLLYRSKILLDYCARSSKLWLLLQNHCVSGHFHDLSQEFSTLLDVFPVGEIGLSDDVREQAELLRRQSKRAKLFIDKKDDALRTRFYWFLDEFESGRVPDSKDLRCFFVDKLQMLDAKSCRVEVEALEEQIVNHEGDVEPTVPVLNGMVAITRYCRFLLFGFEEEFEIEIQKRARKRLITQEIAETFFTVPKDFCCPITLDLMCDPVIISTGQTYDRRSIWRWMEEGHCTCPKTGILLSHNRLVPNRALRNLIMQWCSAHGVPYDPPEGVDPSVEMFASACPSKASLVANRETAMLLIQQLADGSQVAKTVAAKEIRLLAKNGKENRAFIAQAGAIPHLRKLLSSPNAVAQENSVTALLNLSIFERNKSMIVEEGCLGSIVEVLQFGHTTEARENAAATLFSLSAVHEYKKRIADNVGAVEALAWLLQEGTQRGKKDAVTALFNLSTHTENCLRMIEAGAVKAMVLALGNEGVSEEAAGALALIVRQPVGAMAVVREEAAVGGLIGIMRCGTPRGKENAVAALLELCRSGGATATERVVRAPALAGLLQTLLFTGTKRARRKAASLARVFQRCENASLHYGGLGVGYAFASDSASTRNTTNFVSDVSLPMSISVPVL; this is encoded by the coding sequence ATGGCTTCAGCGGCTATATTTTCGTCGCTTCGGCGGCGCCGGTCGCCTTCGCTGGAGGCGTTTCTTGTGCCGGTTGACCTCTCTGAGGTGGCGCTTCTGGAGACACTTATCTCCGTCTCCGGAGACGTCGTATCCTGCTTCTCCGACAACCGGTTCCCCTTCCAGCGCCGGAACTCGCGTGCCCTCGTGGGAAAAGTGGAGATTTTCCGGTCAATGTTGGAGTGCTTGAGAGACTCCGCCGACGGTGGTGTTCTAAACCCCACGGCGGCGCTGTGCCTAAAGGAGCTTTATTTGCTACTGTACCGCTCTAAGATTCTTCTTGATTACTGTGCCCGATCGAGCAAGCTGTGGCTCTTGCTGCAGAACCATTGTGTGTCTGGTCACTTCCATGATTTGAGTCAAGAATTTTCGACCCTTTTGGATGTTTTTCCCGTTGGAGAGATTGGACTCAGTGATGACGTTAGGGAACAGGCTGAGTTGTTGCGGAGACAGTCCAAAAGGGCTAAGTTGTTCATAGATAAGAAGGATGACGCCCTTAGGACAAGGTTCTATTGGTTTCTGGATGAATTTGAAAGTGGGAGGGTTCCTGATTCTAAGGACTTGAGGTGTTtctttgtggataagttgcagATGCTCGATGCTAAGAGTTGTAGGGTGGAGGTTGAGGCCTTGGAGGAGCAGATTGTGAACCACGAGGGTGATGTTGAGCCAACAGTTCCTGTGCTTAACGGGATGGTGGCTATCACAAGGTATTGTAGGTTTTTGTTATTTGGGTTTGAGGAAGAATTCGAAATTGAAATTCAGAAGAGGGCGAGGAAGAGGTTGATTACTCAGGAAATTGCAGAAACGTTTTTTACTGTTCCTAAGGATTTTTGCTGTCCGATAACTTTGGACTTGATGTGTGATCCTGTAATAATTTCTACTGGTCAAACTTATGATAGGAGGTCTATATGGAGGTGGATGGAGGAAGGACATTGCACTTGTCCCAAAACTGGGATATTGCTTTCTCATAACAGGCTTGTTCCTAATCGTGCTCTTAGGAATTTGATCATGCAGTGGTGCAGCGCACATGGAGTACCCTATGATCCACCTGAGGGGGTTGATCCATCAGTTGAGATGTTTGCATCAGCTTGTCCCTCCAAAGCTTCCCTTGTAGCTAACCGAGAGACGGCGATGCTTCTCATTCAGCAGCTTGCCGATGGGTCGCAAGTTGCAAAGACTGTGGCTGCCAAGGAGATAAGATTGCTGGCgaaaaatggaaaggaaaaccGTGCCTTCATTGCGCAAGCAGGGGCAATTCCTCATCTGAGGAAGTTGCTTTCCTCGCCCAATGCTGTTGCACAGGAGAATTCTGTGACTGCACTGCTCAATCTGTccatttttgaaagaaataagAGTATGATCGTGGAGGAAGGGTGTCTGGGATCAATTGTTGAGGTGTTGCAATTCGGGCACACGACTGAGGCAAGGGAGAATGCTGCTGCAACCTTGTTCAGCCTCTCTGCTGTCCACGAGTATAAGAAACGAATTGCGGATAATGTGGGGGCTGTTGAAGCATTGGCATGGTTGTTGCAAGAGGGAACTCAAAGAGGGAAGAAGGATGCTGTGACAGCATTATTTAATCTCTCCACCCATACCGAGAATTGTTTGAGAATGATAGAGGCAGGGGCAGTGAAAGCTATGGTCTTGGCTCTGGGGAATGAGGGAGTTTCCGAGGAAGCAGCTGGTGCCTTGGCCTTGATTGTTCGGCAGCCTGTTGGCGCCATGGCAGTGGTGAGGGAGGAAGCAGCAGTAGGTGGATTGATAGGGATTATGCGATGTGGAACGCCAAGAGGTAAAGAGAATGCAGTTGCAGCATTGCTGGAGCTCTGCAGGAGTGGCGGCGCCACCGCAACTGAGAGGGTGGTTAGGGCGCCTGCGTTGGCCGGCTTGCTTCAAACCTTGCTTTTTACAGGGACAAAGAGGGCAAGAAGAAAGGCAGCTTCACTTGCTAGAGTGTTTCAGAGATGTGAAAATGCATCTCTGCATTATGGTGGATTGGGTGTGGGTTATGCATTTGCTAGTGATTCAGCTTCAACCAGGAATACTACAAACTTTGTGAGTGATGTTTCACTTCCAATGTCCATTTCTGTTCCCGTTTTATAA
- the LOC114176418 gene encoding fasciclin-like arabinogalactan protein 11, whose translation MRIMQESQSFIIPTTILLLALFYTTSAQLSPIQPPSTPSPPLPQPSPPATAPAPGFNTVPLVPVTPTGAPTPTIIPKGPTIDIVQILRKAKRFSVLTRLLKTTQLINQLNSQLVTSSSGGLTLFAPEDSAFSKLKAGFLNSLTDRQKVELLQFHTLSSFISISNFDTLTNPVQTQAGDDPQRLQLNVTTFGGSQVSMATGAVNASVTGTVYSDNKLAIYQVDKVLLPLDLVLPSKAPAPAPSLAKKGLPKADKGNSTAADDSSTASDDGSDGKGLPAGVSAGCSMKWVNNVVVVGVVGLVSGVMI comes from the coding sequence ATGAGGATCATGCAAGAATCTCAATCTTTCATTATTCCCACCACAATTCTACTACTAGCACTATTTTACACCACTTCAGCCCAACTCTcaccaattcaacccccttcAACACCATCACCACCATTACCCCAGCCCTCGCCGCCGGCAACAGCGCCGGCACCGGGATTCAACACTGTCCCTCTTGTCCCAGTGACCCCAACTGGGGCCCCCACACCCACGATCATCCCCAAAGGCCCCACCATTGACATAGTCCAAATCCTAAGAAAAGCCAAAAGGTTCTCCGTTCTCACTCGCCTCTTGAAAACCACCCAACTCATCAACCAGCTCAACTCACAGCTCGTGACTTCAAGCTCAGGAGGGTTAACCCTCTTTGCACCAGAAGACAGTGCCTTCTCCAAACTCAAAGCAGGGTTCCTCAACTCTCTTACCGACAGACAGAAGGTCGAGCTTCTGCAGTTCCACACTCTCTCTTCCTTCATTTCCATCTCAAACTTCGATACTCTTACCAACCCGGTTCAAACTCAAGCCGGTGACGACCCCCAGAGGCTGCAACTCAACGTCACCACTTTCGGCGGTAGCCAGGTCAGCATGGCCACCGGCGCCGTCAATGCCTCCGTCACCGGAACCGTTTACTCCGACAACAAGTTGGCGATATACCAGGTCGACAAGGTGCTTCTCCCTCTCGATCTCGTGCTACCCAGCAAGGCGCCGGCTCCGGCGCCGTCGTTGGCAAAAAAAGGGTTGCCGAAGGCTGACAAAGGAAATTCCACGGCGGCGGATGATAGTAGTACCGCCAGCGATGATGGCAGCGACGGGAAGGGTTTGCCCGCGGGTGTTTCCGCAGGTTGTTCGATGAAATGGGTGAATAACGTTGTTGTTGTTGGAGTGGTGGGTTTGGTGAGTGGAGTTATGATCTGA
- the LOC114176590 gene encoding fasciclin-like arabinogalactan protein 12, translating to MNIKQTLLFSLLLIAPIFSITTLAQSPAAAPKPPAKPAPAAPAPAPAKPLVPALPQSPSSGDTSGSQDIVKILRKAKSFNTLIRLLKTTQIINQVNAQLVTSKNGGLTILAPDDGSFSELKAGYFNSLGDRQQKALIQYHVLPVYVSSSNFDALSNPVLTLASDSPTGYQLNVTAYGNSVNISTGVVNATLTGIVYTDKTLAIYHVDKVLIPLDFSKPKTIAPAPAVAKAPKADKENSSAEDDDQGRAAKDSSGATSFVSTHGTTLVSFGVGLLAAAATMSW from the coding sequence ATGAACATAAAACAAACTCTCTTATTCTCACTCCTTCTAATTGCTCCCATTTTCTCAATCACCACTTTAGCTCAGTCACCAGCCGCAGCCCCTAAGCCTCCAGCAAAACCTGCTCCGGCCGCACCGGCTCCGGCACCCGCTAAGCCACTAGTCCCGGCATTACCCCAGTCACCCTCTTCAGGTGATACTTCTGGCAGCCAAGACATCGTGAAGATCTTAAGAAAGGCCAAGTCTTTCAACACGCTAATCCGGTTGCTGAAAACCACACAAATCATCAACCAAGTGAACGCACAGCTTGTGACCTCAAAGAATGGAGGCTTAACCATCCTTGCACCAGACGATGGTTCCTTCTCAGAGCTCAAAGCAGGGTACTTCAATTCCCTGGGTGACAGACAACAAAAGGCATTGATACAGTATCATGTCCTCCCCGTTTACGTGTCAAGCTCAAACTTTGACGCTCTCAGCAACCCTGTGCTCACACTGGCCAGTGACAGTCCCACAGGGTATCAGCTGAACGTGACAGCATATGGTAACAGCGTGAACATCTCAACTGGGGTGGTGAATGCCACTCTCACAGGCATCGTTTACACAGATAAGACTCTTGCAATCTATCATGTCGACAAGGTGCTCATTCCTTTGGACTTCTCAAAGCCTAAGACTATAGCTCCAGCTCCAGCTGTGGCGAAGGCACCTAAAGCTGATAAGGAAAACTCTTCAGCAGAAGATGATGACCAGGGTCGGGCAGCCAAGGACAGCTCTGGAGCCACCAGTTTTGTTAGCACTCATGGAACAACCTTGGTGTCCTTTGGGGTTGGTCTCCTTGCGGCAGCAGCAACAATGTCGTGGTGA
- the LOC114176661 gene encoding fasciclin-like arabinogalactan protein 12, which produces MKQTLFFSLLLLSPFFSITTLAQSPAAAPKAPEKPAPAKPAPATPAPAPAKPLVPALPQSPTSGADSSGSQDIVKILRKAKSFNTLIRLLKTTQIINQVNAQLVTSKNGGLTILAPDDGSFSELKAGYFNSLGDRQQKALIQYHVLPVYVSSSNFDALSNPVLTLASDSPTGYQLNVTAYGNSVNISTGVVNATLTGIVYTDKTLAIYHVDKVLIPLDFSKPKTIAPAPAVAKAPKADKENSSAEDDDQGRAAKDSSGAITHGTTLVSLGVVLLAATAAISC; this is translated from the coding sequence ATGAAGCAAACTCTCTTCTTCTCACTCCTACTACTTTCCCCCTTTTTCTCAATCACCACTTTAGCTCAGTCACCAGCTGCAGCCCCTAAAGCCCCAGAGAAACCTGCTCCTGCAAAGCCTGCCCCTGCTACACCAGCTCCGGCCCCTGCAAAGCCGTTAGTCCCAGCATTACCCCAGTCACCCACTTCAGGTGCTGACTCTTCTGGCAGCCAAGACATTGTGAAGATCCTAAGAAAGGCCAAGTCTTTCAACACGCTAATCCGGTTGCTGAAAACCACACAAATCATCAACCAAGTGAACGCACAGCTTGTGACCTCAAAGAATGGAGGCTTAACCATCCTTGCACCAGATGATGGTTCCTTCTCAGAGCTCAAAGCAGGGTACTTCAACTCCCTGGGTGACAGACAACAAAAGGCATTGATACAGTATCATGTCCTCCCCGTTTACGTGTCAAGCTCAAACTTTGACGCTCTCAGCAACCCTGTGCTCACACTGGCCAGTGACAGTCCCACAGGGTATCAGCTGAACGTGACAGCATATGGTAACAGCGTGAACATTTCAACTGGGGTGGTGAATGCCACTCTCACAGGCATCGTTTACACCGATAAGACTCTTGCAATCTATCATGTGGACAAGGTGCTCATTCCTCTGGACTTCTCTAAGCCTAAGACTATAGCTCCAGCTCCAGCTGTGGCCAAGGCACCCAAAGCTGATAAGGAAAACTCTTCAGCAGAAGATGATGACCAGGGTCGGGCAGCCAAGGACAGCTCCGGTGCCATCACTCATGGGACAACCTTGGTGTCCCTTGGGGTTGTTCTGCTTGCAGCAACTGCTGCAATCTCGTGTTAA